From a region of the Paenibacillus lutimineralis genome:
- the dapA gene encoding 4-hydroxy-tetrahydrodipicolinate synthase, with translation MDFGRLITAMVTPFDEQNRIHWGETARLIDYLIEEQKSDSLVVCGTTGESPTLTDEEKLELFRFTVEHVAGRCKVIAGTGSNNTAHTIELSKKAENLGVDGLLLVAPYYNKPSQEGLYQHFSAIANSVSLPAVLYNIPGRTGISISAETTLRLAQIPNIVATKECAPLDQVAEIASAAPADFKVYSGDDAAALPAMAVGAYGVVSVASHIVGGPMKEMITSFLAGQVEEAAKLHQRLLPVFKGLFECPNPVAVKYALNQRGYSVGSVRLPLIPPTEAEAERIRKLLS, from the coding sequence ATGGATTTCGGTAGATTGATTACAGCGATGGTTACACCATTTGATGAACAGAATCGAATTCATTGGGGCGAGACAGCTCGTCTTATCGATTATCTAATTGAGGAACAGAAGTCCGACAGCCTGGTTGTATGCGGTACGACCGGCGAGTCTCCAACATTGACAGACGAGGAAAAGCTGGAGTTATTTCGCTTTACGGTAGAACATGTGGCTGGCAGATGCAAAGTTATTGCGGGGACTGGTAGCAACAATACAGCCCACACCATTGAATTGTCCAAAAAAGCAGAGAATTTGGGTGTAGATGGACTGTTGCTTGTAGCCCCATATTATAATAAGCCTTCCCAGGAAGGGTTATATCAACATTTTTCTGCAATTGCTAATTCGGTTTCATTGCCAGCTGTACTGTACAATATCCCGGGTCGTACGGGCATTAGCATCAGTGCTGAGACAACATTGAGATTGGCGCAAATCCCTAATATTGTCGCTACTAAGGAGTGCGCTCCTCTGGACCAAGTGGCTGAGATTGCTAGTGCTGCTCCGGCCGATTTCAAAGTGTATTCCGGTGATGATGCGGCTGCGCTCCCTGCTATGGCCGTTGGGGCCTATGGGGTTGTGAGTGTTGCAAGTCATATCGTTGGCGGTCCGATGAAGGAAATGATCACTAGCTTCCTGGCAGGTCAAGTAGAAGAAGCTGCGAAGCTGCATCAAAGATTGCTGCCGGTATTCAAGGGATTATTCGAATGCCCAAATCCGGTTGCTGTGAAGTATGCGCTTAACCAGCGCGGATATTCGGTGGGATCGGTGCGACTACCGCTTATTCCTCCGACAGAGGCGGAAGCAGAGCGCATTCGCAAGTTGCTGAGCTAG